From Chryseobacterium shandongense, the proteins below share one genomic window:
- a CDS encoding WG repeat-containing protein, with translation MKKILLIISLIPIFSFSQENEILKYFKSNDSLVGVKNSDGKIIVPAQFKIFSYMKDGDIVEGETIYFDGPKQNETAEKNAWGYVYDRNGNFLYRPFFYDNGADYFSEGVRRFVKNGKVGFADRNGTIVIKPKHDFTSSFQYGYAAYCNGCDWEKTEEEHKAIVSGTWGVMNFKGETVQPVGKSAAAIEINGKYYPYPFSYNEKEKNILRFFEKQNKMLSEIYYVNHYSKLSEDEKKLFFEIVERPKKNFPFYQVNAYDYRKAEAGLSGYKFLVSEDGRKVVTLEFDDEKIPFEKWLKEQRKNAERFQKKHPDNPNKLIK, from the coding sequence ATGAAAAAAATACTTTTAATCATATCATTGATCCCAATATTTTCTTTTTCGCAGGAGAATGAAATTTTAAAGTATTTTAAATCAAACGATTCATTGGTTGGCGTTAAAAATTCTGATGGTAAAATTATTGTTCCGGCCCAGTTTAAGATTTTCTCGTACATGAAAGACGGAGATATAGTAGAAGGAGAAACCATTTATTTTGATGGGCCGAAACAAAATGAGACTGCTGAAAAAAATGCATGGGGATACGTCTACGACAGAAACGGAAATTTCCTGTACCGACCATTCTTTTATGACAATGGAGCTGATTATTTCTCGGAAGGGGTAAGAAGATTCGTTAAAAACGGGAAAGTTGGCTTTGCCGACAGAAACGGAACCATCGTTATCAAACCGAAGCATGACTTCACATCATCTTTTCAATACGGTTATGCTGCCTATTGCAACGGCTGCGACTGGGAAAAAACGGAAGAAGAGCATAAAGCAATCGTAAGTGGAACATGGGGTGTCATGAATTTTAAGGGAGAGACTGTACAGCCTGTTGGAAAATCGGCCGCTGCCATTGAAATCAATGGGAAGTATTATCCATATCCTTTTTCATACAATGAAAAGGAAAAGAATATTCTTCGTTTTTTCGAGAAACAAAATAAAATGCTTTCGGAAATATATTATGTTAACCATTACAGTAAATTGTCCGAAGATGAGAAGAAACTTTTCTTTGAAATCGTAGAACGCCCGAAGAAAAACTTTCCTTTTTATCAGGTAAATGCCTATGATTACCGGAAAGCAGAAGCCGGATTATCGGGATATAAATTTCTGGTTTCCGAAGACGGCAGAAAAGTTGTAACACTGGAATTTGATGATGAAAAAATTCCCTTTGAAAAATGGCTGAAAGAACAACGGAAAAATGCGGAAAGATTTCAGAAAAAACATCCGGATAACCCGAATAAATTGATTAAATGA
- a CDS encoding transposase produces MPNTYTQIYIQVVFATKGRNIKIKSEVRVELEKYICGIFNNKKQKVLAIYANPDHLHVFFSYKNLQITIPELIKTVKIESTNFINEKNLCFGKFSWQEGYGAFSYAKSQKDKVINYVLNQEKHHSKKSFREEYIEMLNVFEIEYKNEYLFEFYVGER; encoded by the coding sequence ATGCCGAATACCTATACACAAATTTATATTCAGGTCGTTTTTGCTACAAAAGGAAGAAATATTAAAATTAAATCGGAAGTAAGAGTTGAACTTGAAAAATATATTTGCGGAATATTTAACAATAAAAAACAAAAGGTATTAGCGATTTATGCAAATCCTGATCATCTTCACGTTTTCTTTAGTTATAAGAATTTGCAGATAACAATTCCGGAATTAATTAAAACGGTTAAAATTGAATCTACAAATTTTATTAATGAAAAGAACCTTTGCTTTGGTAAATTTTCCTGGCAAGAAGGTTACGGAGCTTTTTCTTATGCAAAAAGTCAGAAAGATAAAGTTATAAATTATGTGCTAAATCAGGAAAAACATCATTCAAAAAAGAGTTTCAGAGAAGAATATATTGAAATGCTGAACGTTTTTGAAATTGAATATAAAAATGAATACTTGTTTGAATTCTATGTTGGCGAAAGATAA
- a CDS encoding phosphoribosylformylglycinamidine synthase, with the protein MSQNKRIFVEKRGIFDVESPKIFDEVKAVVPTVQQVKVYNVYDIFALNEGEFEKVVNSTFVDPVTDILHEENPAKGIYFAMEFLPGQYDQRADSAQQCIALLTENEKSKVRSGKLIEFEGISESDLVKIKDLLINKVESQEKDLSILDIPAEETPSKVIIHENFISFDDAQLENFYNSHGFALGLDDLKFIQEYFKSEQRNPTETELRVLDTYWSDHCRHTTFETELSNIEFEGQFKHTLETIFNDYIEKRKFLGRELKPISLMDLATVCARYFHKTGNLENLVVSDEINACTIQIEAEYDGKKEPWYLLFKNETHNHPTEIEPFGGASTCLGGAIRDPLSGRSFVFQAMRLTGAADVLEPVDKTLPGKLPQKTITKQAANGYSSYGNQIGLATTMVSEIYDEGYKAKRMEVGFVAGAVPVDWVRREKPEAGDSVIILGGATGRDGVGGASGSSKEQDETSIHTMSSEVQKGNAVEERKIQRLFRNPDVTRLIKKSNDFGAGGVSVAIGEIADSLEVNLDVLPLKYEGLNGTELAISESQERMAVVVDPKDKEQFIKFCEAENIVAVEVAKVTDSGRMQMFWKGDKIVDLSRAFLDTNGCSKSQEVKITHLNEVKEETPSFNEENFLKIISDKNVASQKGLLEMFDSSVGGTTVAMPLGGKYQQTLMEGSVQTLPVLGAKDVETVSLASWGFDAEISKQNSLLGASYAVVESVAKIVAMGGDYKNIRLSFQEYFEKLGQNPEKWGKPLASLLGAYDAQMNLGLAAIGGKDSMSGTYQDLNVPPTLISFACANGEKKNVISPEFKNAGNKVYFFNHIAQENGLPDYDALKTVFELIFENIKAGKIVSVKTVKEGGVAVALAKMSFGNRLGADISTPLNVTNSLLAKNIGSLIIESKEELSSVNLQLIGEVKESNVLKINDAEFAIEKLLAANTNTFENLFPTIEKEKLTVEIDEKLNSINPRNIIIKKHGIAQPKVFAPVFPGTNCEYDTLNAFAKEGAVTSSLPLININHQLLDESIDAWVREIKSSQILAFSGGFSAGDEPDGSAKFIVNVLKNEKMRNAVHELLDRDGMIIGICNGFQALVKSGLLPYGRIKDLDENSPTLAHNAIRRHISQMVNVRVVNDESPWLKGMKDQVFTIPISHGEGRFMASEGEIQKLYESGQIATQYLDLEGNIAHGMPFNPNNSLFGIEGITSPDGKIFGRMGHPERFAEGLMKNIPTANYHNIFKNGVEYFK; encoded by the coding sequence ATGTCTCAAAACAAAAGAATTTTCGTAGAAAAAAGAGGAATTTTCGATGTGGAAAGTCCAAAAATTTTTGATGAAGTAAAAGCGGTTGTGCCCACAGTACAGCAGGTAAAAGTATACAATGTGTATGACATATTCGCATTGAATGAAGGAGAATTTGAAAAAGTAGTCAACAGCACCTTTGTAGATCCGGTTACAGATATACTGCACGAAGAAAATCCTGCAAAAGGAATTTATTTCGCGATGGAATTTTTACCCGGTCAGTACGATCAGCGTGCAGATTCTGCACAGCAGTGTATTGCTTTATTAACTGAAAATGAAAAATCTAAGGTAAGAAGTGGTAAATTAATAGAATTCGAAGGAATTTCAGAATCTGATCTCGTAAAAATCAAAGATTTGCTGATTAACAAAGTAGAATCTCAGGAAAAAGATTTATCGATTTTAGATATTCCTGCCGAAGAAACACCGTCAAAAGTAATCATCCACGAAAATTTCATCAGTTTTGATGATGCTCAGCTGGAAAATTTCTACAATAGTCATGGGTTCGCATTAGGATTGGATGATTTGAAATTCATTCAGGAATATTTTAAATCTGAACAGAGAAATCCTACAGAAACGGAACTTAGAGTTTTAGATACCTATTGGAGTGATCACTGCCGCCACACAACCTTTGAAACAGAACTTTCCAATATTGAATTCGAAGGACAGTTTAAACATACACTGGAGACAATTTTCAACGACTATATCGAAAAAAGAAAATTTCTGGGTCGCGAATTGAAACCTATTTCCCTGATGGATTTAGCAACTGTTTGCGCAAGATATTTCCATAAAACCGGGAACTTAGAAAATCTTGTGGTTTCCGACGAAATCAATGCATGTACCATTCAGATTGAAGCAGAATACGATGGTAAAAAAGAACCATGGTATTTATTATTCAAAAATGAAACCCATAATCACCCAACGGAAATCGAGCCTTTCGGTGGTGCTTCAACCTGTTTAGGAGGTGCCATCAGAGACCCCTTGTCCGGGCGTTCTTTTGTTTTCCAGGCAATGAGATTAACCGGAGCTGCCGATGTTTTGGAACCGGTTGACAAAACTTTACCAGGAAAATTACCTCAAAAAACCATTACCAAACAGGCTGCGAACGGATATTCTTCATATGGTAACCAGATTGGTCTGGCAACAACCATGGTTTCCGAAATTTATGATGAAGGCTACAAGGCCAAAAGAATGGAAGTAGGCTTTGTTGCAGGTGCGGTTCCTGTCGACTGGGTAAGACGTGAAAAGCCGGAAGCAGGAGATTCTGTGATCATTTTAGGTGGAGCAACCGGGCGTGATGGTGTTGGCGGAGCCAGTGGAAGTTCAAAAGAACAGGACGAAACTTCAATCCATACCATGAGTTCAGAAGTGCAGAAAGGAAATGCTGTTGAAGAACGTAAAATCCAGAGATTATTCAGAAATCCTGACGTAACGAGGCTCATTAAAAAATCAAACGACTTCGGAGCCGGAGGAGTTTCCGTAGCAATCGGTGAAATCGCTGATTCTCTGGAAGTAAATCTTGATGTTTTACCTTTAAAATATGAAGGATTAAACGGAACCGAATTGGCTATCTCCGAATCTCAGGAAAGAATGGCGGTTGTGGTAGATCCTAAAGACAAGGAACAGTTTATCAAATTCTGCGAAGCTGAAAATATTGTAGCAGTTGAGGTAGCTAAAGTTACTGATTCCGGAAGAATGCAGATGTTCTGGAAGGGAGACAAGATTGTTGATCTTTCAAGGGCGTTTTTAGATACCAATGGCTGTTCAAAAAGTCAGGAAGTTAAAATTACTCACCTTAATGAAGTAAAAGAAGAAACACCTTCATTCAACGAAGAAAATTTCTTAAAAATAATAAGCGATAAAAATGTAGCCTCTCAGAAAGGATTACTGGAAATGTTCGATTCATCGGTAGGAGGGACTACGGTTGCTATGCCTTTAGGCGGAAAATATCAGCAGACCTTAATGGAAGGAAGCGTTCAAACGTTACCGGTTTTAGGCGCAAAAGATGTAGAAACCGTTTCTTTAGCAAGCTGGGGATTTGATGCTGAAATTTCAAAACAGAACTCATTGCTCGGAGCATCTTATGCAGTTGTAGAAAGTGTGGCGAAAATTGTTGCCATGGGTGGCGATTATAAAAATATCAGATTAAGTTTCCAGGAATATTTTGAAAAATTAGGACAGAACCCTGAAAAATGGGGCAAACCATTAGCTTCTTTGCTGGGTGCTTATGATGCGCAGATGAATCTTGGTTTAGCGGCAATAGGTGGGAAAGATTCAATGAGCGGAACCTATCAGGATCTGAATGTACCACCGACATTGATTTCTTTTGCCTGTGCCAACGGAGAAAAGAAAAATGTCATCTCTCCTGAATTTAAAAACGCAGGAAACAAAGTATATTTCTTCAACCACATTGCGCAGGAAAATGGATTGCCGGATTATGATGCTTTAAAAACTGTTTTTGAGCTGATTTTTGAAAATATCAAAGCCGGAAAAATTGTTTCTGTAAAAACAGTAAAAGAGGGTGGAGTTGCAGTTGCTTTAGCAAAAATGAGCTTTGGAAACAGATTGGGTGCCGACATTTCGACTCCGCTCAATGTGACAAATTCTTTATTAGCTAAAAATATCGGAAGCTTAATCATTGAATCTAAAGAAGAATTAAGCTCTGTAAATCTTCAGTTAATCGGAGAAGTTAAAGAGTCAAATGTTCTTAAAATCAATGATGCTGAATTCGCGATTGAGAAATTATTAGCGGCAAACACAAACACATTCGAGAATCTTTTCCCAACAATAGAAAAAGAAAAATTGACGGTTGAGATCGATGAAAAATTAAACTCGATCAATCCAAGGAATATCATTATTAAAAAACACGGAATTGCCCAACCAAAAGTATTTGCGCCGGTTTTCCCGGGTACCAACTGCGAGTATGATACGCTGAATGCTTTCGCTAAAGAAGGAGCTGTAACCAGCAGTCTGCCTCTGATCAATATCAATCACCAGTTATTGGATGAAAGTATTGATGCATGGGTTAGAGAAATCAAAAGCTCTCAGATTTTAGCTTTCTCCGGAGGTTTCTCTGCGGGTGACGAGCCGGACGGATCAGCAAAGTTCATCGTCAACGTTTTGAAAAACGAAAAGATGAGAAACGCTGTTCATGAACTGTTAGACAGAGACGGAATGATTATTGGGATCTGTAACGGCTTCCAGGCGCTGGTAAAATCCGGATTGCTGCCTTATGGAAGAATCAAAGATCTGGATGAAAATTCGCCGACGCTGGCTCACAATGCCATCAGAAGACATATTTCCCAAATGGTTAACGTAAGAGTGGTAAATGACGAATCGCCCTGGTTAAAAGGAATGAAAGATCAGGTTTTCACAATTCCTATTTCCCACGGTGAAGGTCGTTTCATGGCTTCGGAAGGAGAAATTCAGAAGCTGTATGAAAGCGGACAAATTGCAACGCAATATTTAGATTTAGAAGGAAATATCGCCCACGGAATGCCGTTTAATCCAAACAATTCACTATTTGGTATTGAAGGAATTACAAGTCCGGACGGAAAAATATTCGGAAGAATGGGACATCCGGAACGTTTTGCGGAAGGACTGATGAAGAATATTCCTACAGCGAATTACCACAATATCTTTAAAAATGGAGTGGAATACTTCAAATAG